A stretch of Paucidesulfovibrio gracilis DSM 16080 DNA encodes these proteins:
- a CDS encoding prepilin-type N-terminal cleavage/methylation domain-containing protein yields the protein MRRSRDTDPTQRGVTLVELIISVLIFSIIAIAGAMFVSLAMNSYLITSESSRSAQAAHNTLNRLSSEFRLITGLGGGSTVTLTPDVSLQYETTEPLLSGVRQIRLAGTDLYLDKGTDSHLLLDNVTDFTLRVDQANTDGDASNQEISAINVTFRINGTGPVFELRVTPREFIRL from the coding sequence ATGCGCCGAAGCCGCGACACGGACCCGACGCAACGCGGCGTCACCCTCGTGGAACTCATCATCTCGGTGTTGATCTTTTCCATCATCGCCATTGCCGGGGCCATGTTCGTTTCCCTGGCCATGAACAGCTATCTGATCACCAGTGAATCGTCTCGCAGCGCGCAGGCCGCGCACAACACGCTGAACCGGCTCTCCTCGGAGTTCCGGCTCATCACGGGCCTGGGCGGCGGCTCCACCGTCACGCTCACCCCGGATGTGTCGCTGCAATATGAAACCACGGAGCCTCTGCTGTCCGGCGTGCGGCAAATCCGACTCGCGGGTACGGATTTATATCTGGACAAGGGAACGGATAGCCACCTGCTGCTGGACAATGTCACGGACTTCACGTTGCGGGTGGATCAAGCCAACACGGATGGCGACGCTTCAAATCAGGAAATATCCGCCATCAACGTCACGTTCCGCATCAACGGCACCGGCCCTGTGTTTGAACTGCGGGTCACGCCGCGCGAATTCATCCGGCTCTAG
- a CDS encoding alkaline phosphatase → MRNRARALPCFFLAALFLTLTLCACQEQETQTRTEQQAAATPAAETPAHAKYVFFFIGDGMGLPQRAATEQFLGRKLVMDGFPAQGITTTTAADRFITGSAASATALCTGAKTNIGYVGVTPELKPLKTLAEMAKENGMKVGIVSSVSIDHATPAAFYAHVKSRSMYHEIDHALVESGFDFFGGGGLKDPRGERKRRKDPEAQTLGDALSKARENGYTYVNDKAAFQALTPADGKVIAVNEWLQDSGAMPYVLDMTEKDITLPEFTSKAIEMLDNDDGFFLMVEGGKIDWACHANDAGAAVTNNASFDDAVAVAVEFAKAHPRETLIVVTGDHECGGLTLGFAGTKYESYFDVLGEQKMSFQKFTDETLPAFVNRNAPFVELQPVIAEKFGLRFQGNADEDHLVLQPHEVTMLEQAYARSLAGETEGGGAEEYLLYGEYDPLAVTLTHLLNRKAGLAWTSYKHTGVPVSTSAMGVSAELFNGAYDNTDVALKIMQAMGMESNVHFLAQSN, encoded by the coding sequence ATGCGCAACCGTGCCCGAGCGTTGCCTTGTTTTTTTCTGGCGGCGTTGTTTTTGACCCTGACACTTTGTGCCTGCCAGGAGCAGGAGACGCAGACCCGGACCGAGCAACAGGCCGCGGCCACGCCTGCTGCGGAGACGCCTGCACATGCCAAATACGTTTTTTTCTTCATTGGTGACGGCATGGGGCTGCCCCAGCGCGCTGCCACCGAGCAGTTCCTCGGCCGCAAGCTCGTCATGGACGGGTTCCCGGCCCAGGGCATCACCACGACCACGGCGGCTGACCGTTTCATCACGGGATCCGCGGCCTCGGCCACGGCTTTGTGCACCGGTGCCAAGACCAACATCGGCTACGTGGGGGTGACTCCCGAACTGAAGCCGCTCAAGACTCTGGCGGAGATGGCCAAGGAAAACGGTATGAAGGTGGGCATCGTGTCCAGCGTGTCCATTGACCATGCCACCCCTGCCGCGTTCTATGCCCATGTGAAGAGCCGGAGTATGTATCATGAGATCGACCATGCCCTGGTCGAATCCGGGTTTGATTTTTTTGGCGGCGGGGGATTGAAGGATCCGCGCGGCGAACGCAAACGGCGCAAGGATCCCGAGGCTCAAACCCTGGGTGATGCCCTGAGCAAGGCCCGGGAAAACGGCTACACCTATGTCAACGACAAGGCCGCGTTCCAGGCGCTGACCCCGGCGGACGGCAAGGTCATTGCCGTGAACGAGTGGTTGCAGGACAGCGGAGCCATGCCCTACGTGCTGGACATGACCGAAAAAGACATCACGCTGCCCGAGTTCACGTCCAAGGCCATTGAAATGCTTGATAACGACGACGGATTCTTCCTCATGGTGGAAGGCGGCAAGATCGACTGGGCCTGCCACGCCAATGATGCGGGTGCGGCCGTGACGAACAACGCCTCCTTCGACGACGCCGTTGCCGTTGCCGTGGAATTCGCCAAGGCGCATCCCCGGGAAACGCTGATCGTGGTCACTGGCGACCATGAGTGCGGTGGACTGACCCTGGGATTCGCGGGAACCAAATACGAAAGCTACTTTGATGTGCTCGGCGAGCAGAAAATGTCGTTCCAGAAGTTCACGGATGAAACGCTCCCCGCGTTCGTGAACCGCAATGCGCCCTTTGTGGAGCTGCAGCCCGTCATTGCCGAGAAGTTCGGTCTGCGCTTCCAGGGCAACGCCGATGAGGACCATCTGGTGCTCCAGCCCCATGAAGTGACCATGCTGGAGCAGGCCTATGCGCGTTCCCTGGCCGGGGAAACCGAGGGCGGCGGAGCCGAGGAATATTTGCTCTATGGCGAATACGATCCGTTGGCCGTGACCCTGACCCATCTTTTGAACCGGAAGGCTGGTCTGGCCTGGACGTCCTACAAACACACCGGTGTTCCTGTAAGCACTTCGGCCATGGGTGTCTCCGCCGAATTGTTCAACGGTGCCTACGACAACACGGACGTGGCTCTGAAGATCATGCAGGCCATGGGCATGGAGTCGAACGTTCACTTCCTGGCCCAATCCAACTAA
- a CDS encoding type II secretion system protein, translating into MSTRRTSAALHGFSLVETILAVILVGVLGAFLVSLVGPRLGITPEVVGLVRNEALVERTLETIQADYLEQINGVTPDNALAVIVQNEAAGNYDQDGVETDVAYITFSTAGTEQAGGGVTDTLKVTVSLPDDQGNAHYRLSTLLTRSRISGQNNDTVNF; encoded by the coding sequence ATGAGCACTCGCCGTACCTCCGCCGCGCTGCACGGGTTCAGCCTTGTGGAAACCATCCTTGCCGTCATTTTGGTGGGAGTGCTGGGCGCCTTTCTCGTCTCCCTGGTGGGTCCGCGCCTGGGCATCACTCCGGAGGTGGTGGGGCTGGTGCGCAACGAAGCCCTGGTGGAACGCACCCTGGAGACCATCCAGGCCGACTATCTGGAACAAATAAACGGGGTTACGCCTGACAATGCCCTGGCCGTGATCGTACAGAACGAGGCCGCGGGCAACTACGACCAGGACGGCGTGGAAACCGACGTGGCCTACATCACGTTCAGCACTGCGGGAACCGAACAGGCCGGAGGCGGGGTAACGGACACTCTCAAGGTCACGGTGTCCCTGCCGGATGATCAGGGCAACGCCCATTACCGGCTCTCCACCCTGCTGACCCGCAGCCGCATCAGCGGCCAAAACAACGATACGGTGAATTTCTGA
- a CDS encoding pilus assembly FimT family protein has translation MLLSKNMRNAPITHREVRHGFTMLELAVVIIILGIVSAIVATQVGGLDTRAQTQAAVLRSHLQYAQARALSSGQSWGMKCQGGDCWLFEGTSPDDASSERPLPGEEGSRLDMTARGVNVTAFTAIFNQFGIPYASAVFPYFADQPITVQSRADLTSTVTLTLHQETGYVQ, from the coding sequence ATGCTTCTTTCCAAAAACATGCGGAATGCACCGATAACGCACCGGGAAGTCCGGCATGGATTCACCATGCTGGAACTGGCCGTTGTGATCATCATTCTCGGAATCGTTTCCGCCATCGTGGCCACACAGGTCGGCGGCCTGGATACCCGCGCCCAGACCCAGGCGGCCGTGCTGCGTTCCCATCTGCAATACGCCCAGGCCCGGGCGCTGAGTTCCGGCCAGTCCTGGGGCATGAAATGCCAGGGCGGGGACTGCTGGCTCTTTGAAGGCACCTCCCCGGACGACGCATCTTCGGAACGTCCTCTGCCCGGGGAAGAAGGCTCGCGGCTGGACATGACGGCCCGGGGCGTGAACGTCACCGCCTTTACCGCCATTTTCAACCAATTCGGCATACCCTATGCCTCGGCCGTGTTCCCCTATTTCGCAGACCAACCCATCACGGTGCAGTCACGCGCCGATCTCACTTCCACCGTCACCCTCACCCTGCACCAGGAAACAGGATACGTACAATGA